The following are encoded in a window of Megalops cyprinoides isolate fMegCyp1 chromosome 16, fMegCyp1.pri, whole genome shotgun sequence genomic DNA:
- the stx5a gene encoding syntaxin-5a isoform X1 yields the protein MNTRRRHGPRSSQQGVYLGPSQTQSQLIPLQDTPLAAVPPPLIFPPPVDISDMSCRDRTQEFLSACKSLQGSQNGIQTNMPALNVLRQRSDFTLMAKRIGKDLSNTFTKLEKLTILAKRKSLFDDKAVEIEELTYIIKQDINSLNKQIAQLQELVRSRSGQNGRHEQTHSNTIVVSLQSKLASMSNNFKSVLEVRTENLKQQRTRREQFSQAPTHTSPLHTNNFSKTPPTPAIALPLSLSPVIVSSCLPPSSQRLSLHGDAGYRGSWVMCFSNPSESSVLMQDESRRSADISIDMDSRTSQQLQLVDEQDSYIQSRADTMQNIESTIVELGSIFQQLAHMVKEQEETVQRIDANVEDTQLNVEAAHAEILKYFQAVSSHRWLLVKIFLILIVFFIVFVVFLA from the exons ATGAACACGCGCCGCCGCCACGGTCCTAGAAGCAGTCAGCAGGGGGTGTACCTTGGGCCCTCCCAGACCCAGTCGCAGCTGATCCCTCTGCAAGACACCCCCcttgcagcagtgcccccaccTCTCATTTTCCCTCCACCAGTTGATATCAGTGACATGTCGTGCCGAGACCGCACCCAGGAATTCCTGTCAGCTTGCAAGTCCCTGCAGGGGAGTCAG aATGGGATCCAGACCAATATGCCAGCTCTCAATGTTCTACGTCAACGCAGTGACTTCACACTTATGGCAAA GAGAATTGGAAAAGACTTGAGTAACACTTTCACCAAACTGGAAAAGCTCACAATAC TTGCCAAAAGGAAATCCCTATTTGATGACAAAGCAGTGGAGATTGAAGAGTTAACCTACATTATTAAGCAG GACATTAACAGCCTGAATAAGCAGATTGCTCAGCTCCAGGAGCTGGTGCGGTCACGGAGTGGTCAAAACGGCAGACATGAGCAGACACATTCCAACACCATCGTCGTCTCCCTGCAG TCCAAGCTGGCATCAATGTCAAACAATTTCAAATCGGTATTAGAAGTGAGGACAGAG AACCTGAAGCAGCAGCGTACTCGAAGAGAGCAGTTCTCCCAGGCTCCCACCCACACCTCTCCTCTACACACAAACAACTTCAGTAAGACGCCCCCCACTCCTGCGATTGCACTCCCTTTGTCCCTGTCCCCTGTCATTGTCAGCTCCTGTCTGCCTCCCAGCTCACAAAGGCTGAGCTTACATGGTGATGCTGGGTATAGGGGATCATGGGTAATGTGTTTCTCCAATCCCtcagagagctctgtgctgATGCAGGATGAGTCGAGGAGGTCAGCCGACATCTCCATAGACATGGACTCCCGCACcagtcagcagctgcagctggtaGACGAACAG GACTCCTACATCCAGAGCCGCGCAGACACCATGCAGAACATTGAGTCAACCATTGTGGAGCTGGGCTCCATATTCCAACAGTTGGCTCACAtggtgaaggagcaggaggagactgtgcagag GATCGATGCTAACGTGGAGGACACACAGCTGAATGTGGAGGCTGCACATGCAGAGATCCTCAAGTACTTCCAGGCTGTCTCCTCGCACCGTTGGCTGCTGGTGAAGATATTCCTCATCCTCATAGTCTTCTtcattgtctttgttgttttccttgccTGA
- the stx5a gene encoding syntaxin-5a isoform X2: protein MNTRRRHGPRSSQQGVYLGPSQTQSQLIPLQDTPLAAVPPPLIFPPPVDISDMSCRDRTQEFLSACKSLQGSQNGIQTNMPALNVLRQRSDFTLMAKRIGKDLSNTFTKLEKLTILAKRKSLFDDKAVEIEELTYIIKQDINSLNKQIAQLQELVRSRSGQNGRHEQTHSNTIVVSLQSKLASMSNNFKSVLEVRTENLKQQRTRREQFSQAPTHTSPLHTNNFKSSVLMQDESRRSADISIDMDSRTSQQLQLVDEQDSYIQSRADTMQNIESTIVELGSIFQQLAHMVKEQEETVQRIDANVEDTQLNVEAAHAEILKYFQAVSSHRWLLVKIFLILIVFFIVFVVFLA, encoded by the exons ATGAACACGCGCCGCCGCCACGGTCCTAGAAGCAGTCAGCAGGGGGTGTACCTTGGGCCCTCCCAGACCCAGTCGCAGCTGATCCCTCTGCAAGACACCCCCcttgcagcagtgcccccaccTCTCATTTTCCCTCCACCAGTTGATATCAGTGACATGTCGTGCCGAGACCGCACCCAGGAATTCCTGTCAGCTTGCAAGTCCCTGCAGGGGAGTCAG aATGGGATCCAGACCAATATGCCAGCTCTCAATGTTCTACGTCAACGCAGTGACTTCACACTTATGGCAAA GAGAATTGGAAAAGACTTGAGTAACACTTTCACCAAACTGGAAAAGCTCACAATAC TTGCCAAAAGGAAATCCCTATTTGATGACAAAGCAGTGGAGATTGAAGAGTTAACCTACATTATTAAGCAG GACATTAACAGCCTGAATAAGCAGATTGCTCAGCTCCAGGAGCTGGTGCGGTCACGGAGTGGTCAAAACGGCAGACATGAGCAGACACATTCCAACACCATCGTCGTCTCCCTGCAG TCCAAGCTGGCATCAATGTCAAACAATTTCAAATCGGTATTAGAAGTGAGGACAGAG AACCTGAAGCAGCAGCGTACTCGAAGAGAGCAGTTCTCCCAGGCTCCCACCCACACCTCTCCTCTACACACAAACAACTTCA agagctctgtgctgATGCAGGATGAGTCGAGGAGGTCAGCCGACATCTCCATAGACATGGACTCCCGCACcagtcagcagctgcagctggtaGACGAACAG GACTCCTACATCCAGAGCCGCGCAGACACCATGCAGAACATTGAGTCAACCATTGTGGAGCTGGGCTCCATATTCCAACAGTTGGCTCACAtggtgaaggagcaggaggagactgtgcagag GATCGATGCTAACGTGGAGGACACACAGCTGAATGTGGAGGCTGCACATGCAGAGATCCTCAAGTACTTCCAGGCTGTCTCCTCGCACCGTTGGCTGCTGGTGAAGATATTCCTCATCCTCATAGTCTTCTtcattgtctttgttgttttccttgccTGA
- the zgc:162144 gene encoding RD3 domain-containing protein — translation MSMRAADRQPGQLLGNKMFPWLAMFYLETKIPGQRSPQELVTNTLMLELGALMKCRATLPAEDGRDAVLQLRCRLLPYELTPGEVLCLWELCSRIPPSRCGSIILRFWKLVTEFEPEVHEVPCLFCSLLWNCVDKEEEGDISEEQMKVWVSLCFDTFCSKLRLTPFRGGASRASGDSMAKEEVWSEEEEEEGFVGLVGGVERGSGNSMPDITPLSKWQRAE, via the exons ATGTCAATGCGCGCGGCAGACCGACAGCCCGGacagttgctaggcaataag ATGTTCCCCTGGTTAGCCATGTTCTACCTGGAGACCAAGATACCAGGCCAGCGTTCCCCCCAGGAGCTGGTCACCAACACCCTTATGCTGGAGCTGGGGGCTCTTATGAAGTGCAGAGCAACTTTGCCAGCAGAGGATGGTAGAGATGCAGTGCTGCAGCTCCGGTGTAGACTGCTGCCCTATGAGCTTACCCCAGGGGAGGTTCTATGTCTGTGGGAGCTCTGCTCAAGGATCCCGCCCTCCCGGTGTGGCTCAATCATCTTGAG GTTCTGGAAGTTGGTGACAGAGTTTGAACCAGAGGTCCATGAGGTGCCATGCCTGTTCTGTTCACTGCTGTGGAACTGCGTGGacaaggaagaggagggtgacATCAGCGAAGAGCAGATGAAGGTGTGGGTGAGCCTCTGCTTCGACACCTTCTGCTCCAAGCTCCGCCTCACCCCCTTCAGGGGTGGGGCTAGCAGGGCGTCTGGTGACAGCATGGCCAAGGAGGAGGTGTGgtctgaagaggaggaggaagaggggttTGTAGGGCTagtgggaggggtggagagggggagtggCAATAGCATGCCAGACATCACCCCCTTGAGCAAATGGCAGAGAGCTGAATGA